One genomic window of Bradyrhizobium sp. B124 includes the following:
- a CDS encoding HIT family protein, which yields MPATNWSLHSQLKKDTVDIGDLPLCKVLVIKDAHYPWLLLVPRRDGAVEIIDLDEVEQAQLMTEITRVSRALKEVTKCDKLNVAALGNLVPQLHVHVIARRTSDAAWPRPVWGVMPPLAHDAEEVQNFISALRRKIWLG from the coding sequence ATGCCCGCCACCAACTGGTCGCTGCATTCGCAGCTCAAGAAAGACACCGTCGACATCGGCGACCTGCCGCTGTGCAAGGTGCTCGTCATCAAGGATGCGCATTATCCCTGGCTGCTGCTGGTGCCGCGGCGCGACGGCGCGGTCGAGATCATCGACCTCGACGAGGTCGAGCAGGCGCAGCTGATGACGGAGATCACCCGCGTCTCGCGGGCCCTGAAGGAGGTCACCAAGTGCGACAAGCTGAATGTCGCAGCCCTCGGCAACCTCGTCCCGCAACTGCACGTCCACGTCATCGCGCGCCGCACCAGCGACGCTGCATGGCCGCGTCCCGTTTGGGGCGTAATGCCGCCGCTGGCGCATGACGCCGAGGAAGTGCAGAATTTCATCAGCGCGCTTCGCCGCAAGATCTGGTTGGGTTGA